Proteins co-encoded in one Arachis hypogaea cultivar Tifrunner chromosome 13, arahy.Tifrunner.gnm2.J5K5, whole genome shotgun sequence genomic window:
- the LOC112792758 gene encoding MACPF domain-containing protein CAD1, with product MENPSTMSSESLTATLTNTTHALGRGFDVSNDFRLLYCKGSRLLHQEHAKKDLIVSDGLVVPNVHADIGIITCTAENSHVKKLPVCTFHQMAKYFNEKSGLTGEIPNGSFNSMFNFNGSYTVDAAATKSLAIVGYFIPLFEVRLTSLNLVLNEEIKCSVPHSWDPASLASFIENYGTHIVTSATIGGRDVIYMKQHQTSSLCDQDIEKYVNDIVDDRFLGVKNLPVPNSLKYKEKDVTVIFRRRGGNDLEQDHAKWAETVKLAPDIVNMTFTPIVSLLEGVAGVNHLTRAIDLYLEYKPPMEDLQQFLDFQISRVWAPEQGNVQRKEPVCPSLQFSLMGPKLYITTDQVTVGRKPVTGLRLGLEGIKQNRLAIHLQHLVSLPRILVPHWDADMAIGAPKWQGPEEQDSRWFEKIKWKKFSHVSTAPVEYTETSIGELSGVHIVTGAQLCVWDFGAKNVLHLKLLYSKVPGCTIRRSVWDHKQDGSSSSTMKKNSDDRKEENSLKTAKLAKIVDMTEMCKGPQDIPGHWLVTGAKLGVDKGKIVLRIKYSLLNY from the exons ATGGAGAATCCAAGTACAATGAGCTCTGAATCCCTCACTGCAACTCTCACCAACACAACCCATGCTCTTGGTAGAGGCTTTGATGTCTCTAATGATTTTCGCCTTCTCTACTGTAAAGGGTCTAGGCTTCTTCATCAGGAACATGCCAAGAAGGATCTTATTGTCTCTGATGGCCTAGTTGTTCCAAATGTGCATGCTGACATTGGTATCATCACTTGCACCGCAGAGAACAGTCACGTGAAGAAGCTCCCTGTCTGCACTTTCCATCAG ATGGCAAAATATTTCAATGAGAAATCAGGCTTAACTGGAGAAATTCCaaatggaagcttcaattctATGTTCAATTTTAATGGCTCCTACACAGTTGACGCAGCAGCTACAAAATCCCTTGCCATTGTTGGATATTTCATTCCACTTTTCGAAGTTAGACTAACCAGCCTGAATTTGGTCTTGAATGAAGAAATCAAGTGTTCTGTTCCTCACTCTTGGGATCCAGCATCCTTGGCAAG TTTTATTGAGAACTACGGCACACACATTGTCACATCTGCAACAATTGGTGGCAGAGATGTCATCTATATGAAGCAGCATCAAACATCTAGTTTGTGCGACCAAGACATTGAGAAGTATGTAAATGACATTGTAGATGATAGGTTTCTTGGTGTGAAAAACCTGCCTGTCCCTAACTCTTTAAAATACAAGGAGAAG GATGTTACTGTCATTTTTAGAAGAAGAGGTGGTAATGATCTTGAGCAAGATCATGCCAAATGGGCTGAGACTGTAAAATTAGCACCAGATATCGTTAACATGACATTTACACCCATTGTTTCTCTTCTTGAAGGAGTGGCTGGTGTAAATCATTTGACCCGTGCAATTGATCTATATCTAGAAT ACAAACCCCCTATGGAAGATCTTCAGCAATTCTTAGATTTCCAAATATCTCGAGTTTGGGCACCGGAGCAGGGCAATGTACAAAGGAAGGAGCCTGTCTGTCCATCCCTCCAGTTCAGCTTGATGGGACCAAAGCTTTATATTACTACAGATCAG GTAACAGTTGGACGCAAACCAGTCACTGGGCTAAGGCTTGGACTAGAAGGCATCAAACAGAACCGACTCGCAATTCATTTGCAGCATCTAGTCTCCCTGCCAAGAATCCTTGTACCACACTGGGATGCAGACATGGCCATAGGTGCTCCCAAGTGGCAAGGTCCAGAGGAGCAAGACAGCCGTTGGTTCGAAAAGATCAAATGGAAGAAGTTCTCCCATGTAAGCACTGCACCAGTTGAGTACACAGAAACAAGTATTGGGGAGCTCTCTGGTGTTCACATTGTGACTGGGGCTCAGCTTTGTGTTTGGGACTTCGGTGCCAAGAATGTGTTGCACCTCAAGCTCCTCTACTCTAAGGTACCTGGATGCACCATAAGGAGGTCTGTTTGGGATCATAAGCAGGACGGTTCTTCATCGTCGACGATGAAGAAAAACTCTGATGATAGAAAGGAAGAGAATTCACTCAAGACTGCAAAACTTGCAAAGATTGTGGACATGACAGAGATGTGTAAAGGGCCTCAAGATATTCCTGGTCATTGGTTAGTCACAGGGGCTAAGCTTGGAGTGGACAAGGGAAAAATTGTACTCAGAATTAAGTATTCTTTGCTTAACTACTGA
- the LOC112792759 gene encoding cyclic phosphodiesterase-like has translation MMATQVYSVWAIPPPDVAARLGNLMAGLRSEFGGPHFEPHITVVGAIRLTADEAQNKLRSACEGFKAYDVTVDRVASGTFFYQCVYLLLHPHPQVMEASSHCCNHFGYERSTAYMPHLSLIYGDLTEEEKQKAIEKANVLDESLNGLSFQINRLALYKTDTEDKTCKSWEKIAECTLDSN, from the exons ATGATGGCGACGCAAGTGTATTCTGTGTGGGCGATTCCACCGCCTGACGTGGCGGCAAGGCTGGGGAACCTCATGGCGGGACTTCGATCGGAGTTCGGTGGTCCGCATTTCGAGCCGCACATCACGGTGGTCGGAGCCATCAGATTGACCGCCGATGAGGCTCAGAACAAGCTCCGATCGGCGTGTGAAGGATTCAAGGCCTACGATGTGACCGTTGACCGCGTCGCCTCTGGCACCTTTTTCTATCAGTGTGTCTATCTTCTCCTTCACCCCCATCCTCAG GTTATGGAAGCTAGCTCACACTGCTGCAACCACTTTGGTTACGAGCGTTCAACTG CTTACATGCCACACTTGAGTCTTATTTATGGCGATTTAACTGAGGAAGAGAAGCAGAAGGCTATAGAGAAGGCTAATGTTCTTGATGAAAGTCTCAATGGCTTGAGCTTTCAGATCAATCGCCTTGCATTGTACAAAACTGACACTGAAGACAAAACTTGCAAGTCTTGGGAGAAAATTGCTGAATGCACCCTTGACTCAAATTAG
- the LOC112771836 gene encoding protein NRT1/ PTR FAMILY 4.5, with protein sequence MQENSEAVERRRNMEWVEQEEEELVVDGKVDWRGRRAVRNKHGGFTVAVLPLVMFAFENMATLSIAVNSVTYFNRTMHYVLSDAANMVTNYMGVSYILSILVALLADTWIGRCKSVLISAFFEFLGLALLTVQAHSKTLKPPLCNVLDPTAKCDKLAGSNQAFLYLGLYVLALGSAGVKASLPLHGADQFDEKHPKESVQMSTFFNGLLFAVCVGGTVSLTLFVYVEDHKGWDWGFGISTVAIFLGLLIFAFGIPLYRIHVLSETSAIIQIIQVYVAAIRNRNLQLPADPMELYEIEQDKEAALDLEYLPHRNIYRFLDKAAIQEAERGPWKVCRVTQVENAKVIASMVPIFLCTIIMTLCLAQLQTFSVQQGYTMDTRITNHFNIPPASLPIIPVLFLLIIIPLYDRICVPLLRKITGIPTGITHLQRIGVGLLLSSISMAIAAAIEVKRKNVARDNNMLDAAEPLPLSIFWLSFQYFVFGIADMFTYVGLLEFFYSEAPKALKSTSTCFLWCSMALGYFLSTIMVQIVNGATKNITASGGWLRGNNINRNHLNLFFLLLSVLSLINFFVYLVVSTRYQYRPQGPTASVTVTRRTIPMNENL encoded by the exons ATGCAGGAAAACTCTGAAGCTGTTGAGAGGAGAAGGAATATGGAGTGGGTGGAGCAGGAGGAAGAAGAGTTGGTGGTGGATGGAAAAGttgattggagaggaagaagagcTGTGAGAAACAAGCATGGTGGCTTCACAGTTGCTGTGCTCCCACTAG TGATGTTTGCATTTGAGAACATGGCAACACTCTCAATAGCAGTGAACTCGGTGACATACTTCAACCGCACCATGCACTATGTGCTATCAGACGCGGCTAACATGGTCACCAACTACATGGGTGTCAGTTACATTCTCTCCATTCTTGTGGCCCTTCTGGCCGACACCTGGATTGGCAGATGCAAATCCGTTCTCATCTCTGCCTTCTTCGAGTTTTTGGGCCTCGCATTGCTCACAGTTCAAGCACACAGCAAAACCCTCAAACCCCCACTTTGCAACGTGCTGGATCCAACTGCAAAGTGTGACAAACTCGCTGGCAGTAATCAAGCTTTTCTCTATCTCGGCCTTTATGTCTTGGCCTTGGGGAGTGCAGGGGTGAAGGCTTCGCTTCCATTGCACGGTGCAGATCAGTTTGATGAGAAGCACCCAAAGGAATCCGTGCAGATGTCCACGTTCTTCAACGGTCTGTTATTTGCTGTTTGTGTTGGTGGCACCGTCAGCCTAACCTTGTTTGTGTACGTAGAAGACCATAAAGGATGGGATTGGGGCTTTGGAATCTCCACTGTTGCTATTTTCTTAGGCCTCCTAATCTTTGCTTTTGGAATTCCACTTTACCGAATCCATGTTTTAAGTGAAACAAGCGCCATCATTCAGATCATTCAGGTCTATGTTGCTGCAATTCGCAACAGAAACCTTCAACTTCCTGCAGATCCTATGGAGCTCTATGAGATTGAACAGGACAAAGAAGCAGCCCTAGACTTGGAATATCTACCACATAGAAATATTTACAG ATTCTTGGACAAAGCTGCAATCCAAGAAGCAGAGAGGGGTCCATGGAAAGTATGCAGAGTGACACAAGTGGAAAATGCAAAAGTGATTGCAAGCATGGTGCCAATATTCCTATGCACAATAATAATGACTCTTTGCTTAGCACAACTCCAAACCTTTTCAGTCCAACAAGGCTACACCATGGACACAAGAATCACCAACCACTTCAACATCCCCCCTGCATCTCTCCCAATCATCCCGGTCCTCTTCTTGCTCATCATCATCCCTCTCTACGACCGCATCTGCGTCCCCCTCCTCCGCAAGATCACCGGCATCCCTACCGGCATAACGCACCTCCAGCGCATAGGCGTCGGCCTCCTCCTCTCCTCAATCTCAATGGCAATTGCTGCAGCCATAGAAGTCAAAAGAAAGAACGTTGCGAGAGACAACAACATGCTTGATGCAGCTGAGCCATTGCCACTCAGCATATTCTGGCTCTCTTTTCAGTACTTTGTGTTTGGAATAGCGGACATGTTCACCTACGTCGGCTTACTTGAGTTCTTCTATTCGGAGGCGCCAAAAGCGCTTAAGTCCACGTCCACTTGCTTTCTTTGGTGCTCCATGGCGCTTGGCTATTTTCTTAGTACCATAATGGTTCAGATTGTGAATGGTGCAACGAAGAATATCACTGCAAGTGGAGGGTGGTTGAGGGGGAATAACATTAACAGGAACCATCTGAACTTGTTCTTCTTGTTACTTTCGGTGCTGAGTTTGATTAACTTCTTTGTGTATTTGGTGGTTTCAACAAGGTACCAGTACAGACCTCAAGGACCTACGGCTTCAGTTACAGTTACCAGAAGGACCATTCCAATGAATGAAAACTTGTGA